Proteins encoded in a region of the Paenibacillus pedocola genome:
- a CDS encoding HD-GYP domain-containing protein, with protein MSIIEYDNFIGKRLGSHIYADNGILLISKDTILRKNHIEKLANFKIQLGSVEAAVEGYVEEVAERPDVPVLPRSAAAAESRAKVKRTEMHLQEIDKLVRNNGTVPMEDVEEKILPFIKDTAKRYNLFQVFSELKDQGDYRYKQSIGVAVIATSLGKRLKLDEEELSLLTLAACVYDIGTVKLPSSLMNKPGRFEKHEQEIMKQHTILGHELLAGSDVDPRVALVALQHHEREDGSGYPYGIKGDQIDRLSKIVTLADIYMAMISDRPHRPAFTFFEVINEIHKGIIHNRFDSTIGMTFLDSLLANQVGCEVNLSDGRKGKILLTNVNYPTKPLIAVDNNEFIDLSKTNDLHIMDVIG; from the coding sequence ATGTCGATCATTGAATACGACAATTTTATTGGAAAACGTTTGGGAAGCCATATTTATGCAGACAATGGAATATTGTTAATTTCGAAGGACACGATTCTTCGAAAGAACCACATCGAAAAGTTAGCAAATTTCAAGATTCAGCTGGGCAGTGTAGAGGCAGCCGTCGAAGGCTATGTAGAGGAAGTAGCGGAACGGCCGGATGTTCCTGTATTGCCTCGTTCTGCAGCCGCCGCGGAATCCCGCGCCAAAGTGAAACGGACTGAAATGCATCTGCAAGAAATAGACAAGCTTGTACGGAACAACGGCACCGTTCCTATGGAGGATGTTGAAGAAAAAATACTTCCCTTTATAAAAGACACAGCGAAGAGATATAACTTATTCCAGGTATTCTCCGAGCTTAAAGACCAGGGGGATTACCGCTACAAGCAAAGCATCGGAGTTGCGGTCATCGCCACATCGCTTGGCAAACGACTCAAGCTGGATGAAGAGGAACTGAGTCTTCTGACCCTCGCGGCCTGTGTTTATGATATTGGCACGGTTAAGCTGCCTTCTTCCTTAATGAATAAACCGGGAAGGTTTGAAAAGCATGAACAAGAAATCATGAAGCAGCATACCATTCTTGGTCACGAACTGCTGGCAGGCTCGGATGTAGATCCGCGTGTTGCCTTAGTCGCCTTACAGCACCATGAAAGGGAAGACGGCAGCGGGTACCCGTATGGAATAAAGGGCGATCAAATCGACCGGCTGAGTAAAATTGTCACCTTGGCAGATATATATATGGCGATGATCTCAGACCGGCCGCACAGACCCGCATTTACTTTTTTCGAAGTCATCAATGAAATTCATAAAGGAATTATACATAACCGTTTTGACTCTACGATTGGCATGACGTTTCTTGATTCGCTGCTTGCGAATCAAGTCGGTTGCGAGGTCAATTTATCGGACGGACGCAAGGGGAAGATTCTGCTTACGAACGTGAATTATCCCACAAAACCTCTGATTGCAGTTGATAATAACGAGTTTATTGATCTTAGTAAAACGAATGACCTCCACATCATGGATGTCATTGGATAA
- a CDS encoding DNA alkylation repair protein, with product MNLESVMQELEALGKERTKQIYLSNGAHEPLFGVATGAMKPIFKKTKINQPLAEQLYATGNYDAMYFAGIIADPNAMTEADYDRWMDGAYFYMVSDFVVAVTLAEADIAQQVADKWIASGEELRMSAGWSCYCWLLGSRKDHEFSEPKLAGMLETVENTIRDAPERAQYAMNNFVYTVAVSYLPLHDQACETARSIGPVEVNTDKPRSKSINAYDNIQKAVDKGRIGFKRKHVRC from the coding sequence ATGAATCTAGAGTCGGTCATGCAGGAGCTGGAAGCGCTCGGCAAGGAACGAACCAAGCAAATATACCTGTCGAATGGCGCACACGAACCGCTGTTTGGTGTGGCTACCGGCGCAATGAAGCCGATCTTCAAGAAAACCAAAATAAATCAGCCTTTGGCTGAGCAGCTATACGCCACGGGAAACTATGACGCTATGTATTTTGCCGGCATCATCGCCGACCCGAATGCGATGACGGAAGCCGATTATGACCGGTGGATGGACGGGGCATATTTTTATATGGTGTCTGATTTTGTGGTGGCGGTAACCTTGGCTGAAGCGGATATTGCGCAGCAGGTGGCCGATAAGTGGATCGCGAGCGGCGAGGAGCTGCGGATGTCAGCGGGCTGGAGCTGTTACTGCTGGCTGCTCGGCAGCCGGAAGGATCACGAATTCTCTGAGCCCAAACTTGCCGGTATGCTGGAGACTGTGGAAAATACGATCCGGGATGCTCCGGAACGCGCCCAATACGCAATGAACAACTTTGTATACACAGTGGCGGTATCTTATCTGCCCCTTCATGATCAGGCGTGTGAGACAGCAAGGAGCATAGGTCCGGTAGAAGTCAATACGGATAAGCCCCGCAGCAAATCTATTAACGCCTACGACAATATTCAAAAGGCCGTTGATAAAGGACGGATTGGTTTTAAACGCAAGCATGTACGATGCTGA